The proteins below come from a single Paracoccus sp. SCSIO 75233 genomic window:
- a CDS encoding polysaccharide biosynthesis/export family protein has protein sequence MSNPISVEKPRNMRMPLTLAMIAVTALAGCGLPRSGPSKNEILSGAVENGGDAHIIYVNNHVNRTANFTPSYGFSSGFLSAGAVGADEIRPGDTLGLMIWENVDDGLLAGLGQSSTQLEQLQVDSAGYIFVPYAGRVRAAGRSPEQLRNAITSRLESQTPDPQVTVTRVAGDGATVSVMGKVFGQGVYPIERPTRNLSSMLAEAGGVNIEPEVAVVTVKRGRETGKVWLSDLYFNPSYDIALRPGDVILVEEDQRSFTALGALGSQTQVPLGNEQVSAIEAVAMVGGLSTNTADPTGVFVLRDEPGAVASAVLGQPINGTQRMAYVLDLTRPNGLFLARDFLVRDGDTIYVTEAPYVQWQKILGAITGGAQSANALSNTL, from the coding sequence ATGTCTAACCCGATCTCGGTCGAAAAGCCGCGCAACATGCGCATGCCCCTGACATTGGCAATGATTGCTGTAACAGCGCTGGCGGGATGCGGCCTGCCGCGTTCAGGCCCGAGCAAGAATGAAATCCTGTCCGGTGCCGTCGAAAACGGCGGCGATGCGCATATTATTTACGTCAACAACCATGTTAACCGGACCGCCAATTTCACCCCGTCCTATGGGTTTTCCAGCGGTTTCCTGAGTGCAGGCGCGGTCGGCGCGGATGAGATTCGTCCGGGCGACACGCTGGGCCTGATGATCTGGGAAAACGTCGATGACGGGCTGCTGGCCGGTCTGGGTCAAAGCTCGACCCAGCTTGAACAGCTTCAGGTTGATAGCGCGGGCTATATCTTCGTCCCTTACGCCGGGCGTGTGCGCGCCGCCGGCCGGTCCCCGGAACAGCTTCGCAACGCCATCACCTCGCGGCTGGAAAGCCAGACCCCCGACCCGCAGGTGACCGTCACCCGCGTGGCCGGTGACGGCGCGACGGTGTCGGTCATGGGCAAGGTCTTCGGTCAGGGTGTCTACCCGATCGAACGGCCAACCCGGAACCTGTCCTCGATGCTGGCGGAGGCGGGTGGCGTCAATATTGAACCCGAGGTCGCCGTGGTCACCGTGAAACGCGGGCGCGAGACCGGCAAGGTCTGGCTGTCGGATTTGTATTTCAACCCCTCCTACGACATCGCGCTGCGGCCCGGTGACGTCATTCTGGTGGAGGAGGATCAGCGCAGCTTTACCGCCCTCGGTGCGCTCGGCTCCCAAACTCAGGTGCCGCTGGGCAACGAGCAGGTGAGCGCGATTGAGGCTGTGGCGATGGTCGGCGGGCTTTCGACCAACACCGCCGATCCGACGGGTGTGTTCGTGCTGCGGGACGAACCCGGTGCCGTCGCCTCCGCCGTGCTTGGCCAGCCGATCAACGGGACACAGCGTATGGCCTATGTGCTGGACCTGACGCGGCCGAACGGACTGTTCCTGGCGCGTGACTTCCTCGTCCGCGATGGCGATACGATCTATGTCACCGAGGCACCCTATGTGCAGTGGCAGAAGATCCTCGGCGCGATTACCGGCGGCGCGCAATCTGCGAATGCGCTGTCCAACACGCTTTAA
- the ribD gene encoding bifunctional diaminohydroxyphosphoribosylaminopyrimidine deaminase/5-amino-6-(5-phosphoribosylamino)uracil reductase RibD, protein MTDDLRHMNHALRLAQRGLGNVWPNPNVGCVIVKDGIVVGRGWTQPGGRPHAERMALDQAGDAACGATVYTTLEPCAHHGRTPPCADALIAAGVVRVVSALTDPDPRTAGQGHTRLRDAGITVAEGIAAEAAARLQRGFLKRETQGLPMVTLKLASSLDGRIATASGESQWITGPAARRHVHLLRMRHDAVMVGGGTARADMPSLNVRGFGPVRQPVRVIVSSQSLPDLPPEDAAHGPLRQISGNLRDGLAELAGQGITRVFCEGGGRLAASLLADDLVDDLVFYSAGLVLGSEGRASVGAMPPGRLTDAPRFDLRRSLRLGPDLCQFWSRSEA, encoded by the coding sequence GTGACCGACGATCTTCGGCACATGAACCATGCGTTGCGGCTCGCGCAGCGCGGATTGGGCAATGTGTGGCCCAATCCGAATGTCGGCTGCGTTATCGTGAAAGACGGCATCGTTGTCGGACGCGGCTGGACCCAGCCCGGCGGTCGTCCTCATGCCGAGCGGATGGCGCTCGATCAGGCAGGCGATGCCGCATGCGGGGCGACGGTCTACACCACGCTGGAACCTTGTGCGCATCACGGACGAACACCGCCTTGCGCAGATGCCCTGATCGCTGCGGGGGTGGTTCGGGTCGTCTCGGCACTGACCGATCCTGATCCGCGCACCGCCGGGCAGGGTCATACCCGGCTGCGCGATGCGGGGATCACAGTGGCCGAAGGGATCGCGGCGGAGGCGGCGGCCCGGCTTCAGCGTGGTTTCTTGAAGCGCGAAACCCAAGGGCTGCCGATGGTGACCCTGAAGCTCGCCTCCAGCCTCGACGGCCGGATCGCGACCGCGTCGGGCGAAAGCCAATGGATCACCGGGCCAGCAGCGCGCCGTCATGTTCACCTGCTGCGCATGCGGCACGATGCGGTCATGGTTGGCGGCGGCACGGCGCGGGCGGACATGCCTTCGCTGAATGTGCGTGGCTTCGGCCCGGTGCGCCAGCCGGTGCGGGTTATCGTTTCGTCGCAATCGCTGCCGGACCTGCCGCCGGAGGATGCCGCGCATGGACCGCTGCGTCAGATTTCCGGCAATCTTCGCGACGGGCTGGCGGAGCTGGCCGGTCAGGGGATCACGCGGGTGTTCTGCGAGGGCGGCGGCAGGCTTGCCGCCAGCCTTCTGGCCGATGATCTTGTTGACGATCTGGTGTTTTACAGCGCCGGGTTGGTGCTGGGCTCGGAAGGGCGGGCCTCGGTCGGGGCGATGCCGCCGGGTCGCCTGACCGACGCGCCGCGCTTCGATTTGCGCCGCAGCCTTCGCCTTGGCCCGGATCTGTGCCAGTTCTGGAGCCGTAGCGAGGCTTAG
- a CDS encoding capsular polysaccharide biosynthesis protein, with translation MQPEPSSAAGVRPRRLFVFNGGLLRGQVRRILDLAGWTPCVGIPDTGDAVGIWGAAATSWRGKAVAARRRADLVHVEDAFLRSVLPGRARGPVARRGPLGLIVDPLGLHFDPARPSLIETLVTSGRAAAFAGQARTGIDRLIAADLSKYNGHLPDSPLPAPGYVLVIDQVAGDASLMGAGRAEFLRMLEVARAENPGARIVIRSHPESANGLRAGHFTRDDLRDGEEIADGPLSPWALLRGAQAVYVYSSQLGYEAMLAGHVPRIFGHPFYAGWGLSDDEHNFPRRGHASIETLLAASHLLAPIWYDPCHDRLTDFNGAVNQLEAEAKAWRQDHAGHRAYGMRLWKRAAIARSFGSGRGVRFTNDRAERATLCWASREQELQHPPKLRVEDGFLRSRGLGAALVPPLSLVADDLGIYYDPTRPSRLEKLMAAPLPPGGVARAAQLRERLIAAGLTKYNLKTSISLPPRDGRRRILVPGQVEDDASIQRGAGAERSNLALLERVRAENPDAFVIYKPHPDIEAGLRPGDIPEADLTRLADHVARDADPVALINDADEVWTITSTLGFEALLRGVPVTTLGAPFYAGWGLSRDLGPIAGRRDARPGLDGLTHAALIAYPRYFDPVRLLPCPPEVAVDRLTDPGLAAQAPRLRWLSKAQSLFSQHSWIWRR, from the coding sequence ATGCAGCCTGAACCATCTTCAGCCGCCGGGGTTCGGCCCCGGCGGCTTTTCGTATTCAATGGCGGGCTGCTGCGCGGGCAGGTGCGCAGAATACTCGACCTTGCGGGCTGGACGCCCTGTGTCGGGATACCGGACACCGGTGACGCGGTCGGCATATGGGGGGCAGCGGCTACGTCGTGGCGCGGAAAAGCGGTTGCTGCGCGCCGTCGTGCCGATCTGGTGCATGTGGAGGACGCGTTTCTGCGGTCTGTCCTTCCGGGGCGGGCACGGGGTCCGGTGGCGCGACGGGGTCCGCTGGGGCTGATCGTCGATCCGCTGGGCCTGCATTTTGACCCCGCCCGCCCGTCACTGATCGAGACGCTGGTGACCTCCGGCAGGGCAGCGGCGTTTGCCGGTCAGGCCCGCACAGGGATCGACCGGCTGATCGCGGCTGATCTGTCCAAGTATAACGGACATCTGCCCGATTCCCCGCTGCCCGCCCCCGGCTATGTTCTGGTGATAGATCAGGTCGCGGGTGACGCCTCGCTCATGGGTGCCGGTCGCGCGGAATTCCTGCGGATGCTGGAGGTTGCGCGGGCGGAAAACCCCGGCGCGCGCATCGTCATCCGAAGCCACCCGGAATCCGCAAACGGTCTGCGGGCCGGGCATTTTACGCGCGATGATCTGCGGGACGGGGAGGAGATCGCGGATGGTCCCCTCTCACCCTGGGCTTTGCTGCGTGGTGCGCAAGCGGTCTATGTGTACAGCTCTCAGCTTGGATATGAGGCGATGCTGGCGGGGCATGTGCCGCGCATCTTCGGCCACCCCTTCTATGCCGGTTGGGGGTTGAGCGATGATGAACATAATTTTCCGCGTCGCGGTCATGCCTCAATCGAAACGCTTTTGGCGGCCTCTCATCTGCTCGCCCCGATCTGGTACGATCCCTGCCATGACCGGCTGACGGATTTCAACGGCGCGGTCAATCAACTCGAAGCCGAGGCAAAGGCCTGGCGTCAGGATCACGCGGGGCATCGTGCTTATGGTATGCGGCTGTGGAAGCGGGCCGCGATCGCGCGCAGCTTCGGCTCCGGTCGTGGCGTCCGATTCACCAATGACCGTGCTGAGAGGGCGACGCTTTGCTGGGCCAGCCGGGAACAGGAGCTTCAGCATCCGCCCAAACTAAGGGTTGAAGACGGGTTCCTGCGCTCCCGTGGTCTGGGTGCAGCATTGGTTCCGCCGCTTTCGCTGGTCGCGGATGATCTTGGCATCTATTACGATCCGACGCGCCCGTCACGGCTGGAAAAGCTGATGGCAGCGCCGCTGCCGCCGGGCGGGGTCGCGCGTGCGGCGCAGCTTCGGGAAAGGCTGATCGCTGCGGGGCTGACCAAGTATAATCTCAAGACATCCATTTCGCTGCCCCCTCGTGACGGGCGGCGGCGCATTCTGGTGCCGGGACAGGTGGAGGACGACGCCTCCATCCAGCGCGGCGCGGGCGCGGAACGCAGCAATCTCGCGCTCTTGGAACGGGTGCGCGCGGAAAACCCGGATGCGTTTGTGATCTACAAACCGCACCCGGATATCGAGGCGGGCTTGCGTCCGGGTGACATCCCCGAAGCCGATCTGACCCGGCTTGCCGACCATGTGGCGCGGGATGCGGACCCTGTGGCGCTGATCAACGATGCGGATGAGGTGTGGACGATCACCTCTACCCTTGGGTTTGAGGCGCTGTTGCGCGGCGTGCCTGTCACGACTCTGGGCGCGCCATTCTATGCTGGCTGGGGTCTGAGCCGCGATCTGGGCCCGATCGCCGGGCGGCGAGACGCGCGACCGGGGCTGGACGGGCTGACCCATGCCGCGCTGATTGCCTATCCCCGCTATTTCGATCCGGTGCGCCTGTTGCCCTGCCCGCCCGAAGTCGCGGTTGATCGCCTGACCGATCCCGGCCTCGCCGCCCAAGCGCCCCGCCTGCGCTGGTTGTCCAAGGCGCAGTCTTTGTTCAGCCAGCATAGCTGGATCTGGCGACGCTAA